One window of the Sander lucioperca isolate FBNREF2018 chromosome 5, SLUC_FBN_1.2, whole genome shotgun sequence genome contains the following:
- the c18h3orf33 gene encoding protein C3orf33 homolog isoform X3: MHERAIWSLHCRSNISTGLAVAGVIVIARSIKLITKFQAASEIPARFIERNISLRGKVHSVTERGLEVEHVPIYLPVLSPLLSKHKGVCTSLMLVHLAGVELTPEGRVWLQKNLAPAQTVWLKLISREDDMLHCLVSQSRQGLMWSYCLSEKVLMLGLARTAPLVGVLPDSRLYWRLHKRLHRAEVKAERKGRGLWKQDSLWERASEAVMDNPLFRLMRRIFRRS; this comes from the exons ATGCATGAACGTGCAATATGGTCGCTTCATTGCCGTAGT AACATAAGCACCGGACTGGCAGTTGCTGGTGTTATTGTAATAGCAAGGAGTATCAAACTG ATCACCAAATTTCAAGCTGCGTCTGAGATCCCTGCTCGTTTTATTGAGAGGAACATCAGCCTCCGTGGGAAAGTTCATTCAGTCACAGAGAGAGGACTTGAAGTGGAACATGTCCCAATTTATCTGCCAGTCCTCTCTCCGTTACTTTCGAAACACAAAG GTGTATGCACATCCCTGATGCTGGTGCATCTTGCAGGAGTGGAGTTGACTCCAGAAGGCAGGGTATGGCTGCAGAAGAACCTGGCTCCTGCCCAAACAGTCTGGCTAAAACTTATCAGCCGAGAGGACGACATGCTACACTGTTTGGTGTCTCAAAGCAGG CAGGGGTTGATGTGGAGCTACTGTTTGAGTGAAAAGGTCCTCATGCTCGGTCTGGCTCGCACTGCACCCTTGGTCGGGGTCCTGCCTGACTCTCGCCTCTATTGGCGTCTCCACAAACGGCTGCACAGGGCAGAGGTCAAAGCTGAGAGGAAGGGGCGGGGACTGTGGAAGCAGGACAGCCTATGGGAGAGGGCCTCCGAAGCTGTCATGGACAACCCTTTATTCAGACTGATGAGGAGGATCTTTAGGAGGAGTTGA
- the c18h3orf33 gene encoding protein C3orf33 homolog isoform X2, which yields MPLPQAERRMHQENVNNMPEPSRETETDERVTDRQQRDHGNQSSHNIVALISQFADDNLTLVRNISTGLAVAGVIVIARSIKLITKFQAASEIPARFIERNISLRGKVHSVTERGLEVEHVPIYLPVLSPLLSKHKGVCTSLMLVHLAGVELTPEGRVWLQKNLAPAQTVWLKLISREDDMLHCLVSQSRGLMWSYCLSEKVLMLGLARTAPLVGVLPDSRLYWRLHKRLHRAEVKAERKGRGLWKQDSLWERASEAVMDNPLFRLMRRIFRRS from the exons ATGCCCCTCCCACAGGCGGAGCGCCGGATGCATCAAGAAAATGTCAACAACATGCCGGAGCCTTCCAGAGAAACCGAAACTGACGAGAGAGTGACGGACAGACAACAAAGAGATCACGGAAACCAGTCCTCTCATAACATCGTGGCTTTAATATCTCAGTTCGCAGATGATAATTTAACACTTGTGCGG AACATAAGCACCGGACTGGCAGTTGCTGGTGTTATTGTAATAGCAAGGAGTATCAAACTG ATCACCAAATTTCAAGCTGCGTCTGAGATCCCTGCTCGTTTTATTGAGAGGAACATCAGCCTCCGTGGGAAAGTTCATTCAGTCACAGAGAGAGGACTTGAAGTGGAACATGTCCCAATTTATCTGCCAGTCCTCTCTCCGTTACTTTCGAAACACAAAG GTGTATGCACATCCCTGATGCTGGTGCATCTTGCAGGAGTGGAGTTGACTCCAGAAGGCAGGGTATGGCTGCAGAAGAACCTGGCTCCTGCCCAAACAGTCTGGCTAAAACTTATCAGCCGAGAGGACGACATGCTACACTGTTTGGTGTCTCAAAGCAGG GGGTTGATGTGGAGCTACTGTTTGAGTGAAAAGGTCCTCATGCTCGGTCTGGCTCGCACTGCACCCTTGGTCGGGGTCCTGCCTGACTCTCGCCTCTATTGGCGTCTCCACAAACGGCTGCACAGGGCAGAGGTCAAAGCTGAGAGGAAGGGGCGGGGACTGTGGAAGCAGGACAGCCTATGGGAGAGGGCCTCCGAAGCTGTCATGGACAACCCTTTATTCAGACTGATGAGGAGGATCTTTAGGAGGAGTTGA
- the c18h3orf33 gene encoding protein C3orf33 homolog isoform X1 translates to MPLPQAERRMHQENVNNMPEPSRETETDERVTDRQQRDHGNQSSHNIVALISQFADDNLTLVRNISTGLAVAGVIVIARSIKLITKFQAASEIPARFIERNISLRGKVHSVTERGLEVEHVPIYLPVLSPLLSKHKGVCTSLMLVHLAGVELTPEGRVWLQKNLAPAQTVWLKLISREDDMLHCLVSQSRQGLMWSYCLSEKVLMLGLARTAPLVGVLPDSRLYWRLHKRLHRAEVKAERKGRGLWKQDSLWERASEAVMDNPLFRLMRRIFRRS, encoded by the exons ATGCCCCTCCCACAGGCGGAGCGCCGGATGCATCAAGAAAATGTCAACAACATGCCGGAGCCTTCCAGAGAAACCGAAACTGACGAGAGAGTGACGGACAGACAACAAAGAGATCACGGAAACCAGTCCTCTCATAACATCGTGGCTTTAATATCTCAGTTCGCAGATGATAATTTAACACTTGTGCGG AACATAAGCACCGGACTGGCAGTTGCTGGTGTTATTGTAATAGCAAGGAGTATCAAACTG ATCACCAAATTTCAAGCTGCGTCTGAGATCCCTGCTCGTTTTATTGAGAGGAACATCAGCCTCCGTGGGAAAGTTCATTCAGTCACAGAGAGAGGACTTGAAGTGGAACATGTCCCAATTTATCTGCCAGTCCTCTCTCCGTTACTTTCGAAACACAAAG GTGTATGCACATCCCTGATGCTGGTGCATCTTGCAGGAGTGGAGTTGACTCCAGAAGGCAGGGTATGGCTGCAGAAGAACCTGGCTCCTGCCCAAACAGTCTGGCTAAAACTTATCAGCCGAGAGGACGACATGCTACACTGTTTGGTGTCTCAAAGCAGG CAGGGGTTGATGTGGAGCTACTGTTTGAGTGAAAAGGTCCTCATGCTCGGTCTGGCTCGCACTGCACCCTTGGTCGGGGTCCTGCCTGACTCTCGCCTCTATTGGCGTCTCCACAAACGGCTGCACAGGGCAGAGGTCAAAGCTGAGAGGAAGGGGCGGGGACTGTGGAAGCAGGACAGCCTATGGGAGAGGGCCTCCGAAGCTGTCATGGACAACCCTTTATTCAGACTGATGAGGAGGATCTTTAGGAGGAGTTGA